A region from the Algoriphagus machipongonensis genome encodes:
- a CDS encoding TRAP transporter large permease codes for MEVLSVLILVISFLFFLGIGVPVAWSLGLSSMLTLMVTVQTLPAITTIAQRMGTGLDSFSLLAIPFFILAGELMNRGGIANRLIEFAKALTGRLPGGLLHVNVIAAMLMGAIAGSAVAAASSMGGILGKRMEKEGYPKELGAAVNITSSTTGLIIPPSNVLIVYSLASGGVSVAALFVAGYLPGFLVGLMLMITAAIMVKIKKLPAGEGSSIGHMLKTFWRAIPSLFLLIVVIGGIIGGVFTATEASAIAVIYSLGLSMIYRELKVKDLPSVLLKSAETTAVVMLLIATSMAMSWVMSSEEIPQNISNALLGLSDNIFVILIMINMLLLFVGIFMDMTPAVLIFTPIFLPVVTALGVDPVHFGIMMVLNLCIGLCTPPVGSILFIGVGVANTTIQKILKPMLPFYAAMVLALILIMLFPEITLWLPRVFGV; via the coding sequence ATGGAGGTTTTGAGCGTATTGATTTTAGTGATTTCTTTCCTTTTTTTCTTGGGAATAGGTGTTCCGGTAGCTTGGAGTCTTGGACTTTCAAGTATGTTGACTCTGATGGTGACTGTTCAAACACTTCCGGCAATTACTACCATTGCACAAAGAATGGGGACAGGTCTGGATAGTTTTTCATTACTAGCCATACCCTTCTTTATCTTAGCTGGAGAGCTTATGAACCGAGGTGGGATTGCGAATAGGTTGATAGAGTTTGCAAAAGCCCTTACAGGGAGATTGCCTGGAGGATTATTGCATGTAAATGTCATTGCGGCGATGCTGATGGGAGCTATTGCCGGATCGGCAGTAGCAGCAGCCTCTTCTATGGGAGGTATTTTGGGAAAGAGAATGGAGAAAGAGGGATATCCAAAAGAATTGGGAGCAGCAGTAAACATTACTTCTTCTACGACGGGATTGATTATCCCACCTTCCAATGTACTGATCGTTTACTCTCTAGCCTCAGGCGGAGTTTCTGTGGCAGCTTTGTTTGTGGCAGGCTATTTACCAGGTTTTTTGGTAGGGCTCATGCTTATGATTACTGCAGCTATAATGGTAAAAATCAAAAAGCTTCCAGCCGGTGAGGGATCTTCCATAGGCCATATGTTAAAGACCTTTTGGAGAGCTATTCCAAGTTTATTTTTATTGATAGTCGTGATAGGAGGTATCATCGGAGGAGTATTTACAGCCACTGAAGCCTCAGCAATTGCAGTAATCTATTCCTTGGGATTATCCATGATTTATAGGGAGCTGAAAGTGAAAGACCTTCCTTCCGTATTATTAAAATCTGCCGAAACTACTGCAGTGGTCATGCTTTTGATTGCTACATCCATGGCCATGTCTTGGGTAATGTCCAGTGAGGAGATCCCTCAAAATATTTCCAATGCCCTTCTTGGGTTAAGTGACAATATTTTTGTGATCCTGATCATGATCAATATGCTGTTGTTATTTGTCGGGATTTTCATGGATATGACTCCAGCGGTATTGATTTTTACTCCAATTTTCCTTCCAGTTGTGACAGCTTTGGGAGTAGACCCCGTTCATTTTGGAATCATGATGGTATTGAATTTATGTATCGGCCTATGTACACCTCCAGTGGGGTCGATTTTATTCATTGGAGTTGGGGTGGCAAACACCACAATTCAAAAAATCCTCAAACCTATGTTGCCTTTTTACGCAGCTATGGTTTTGGCCTTAATCTTGATAATGCTCTTTCCTGAGATTACTTTATGGCTTCCAAGGGTATTTGGAGTATAA
- a CDS encoding TRAP transporter small permease, translating into MFSSQSKLYLDKWISHLLIFLMALMVLNVTWQVVSRYVFQDPSSFTDELSRYMLIWVGMLGAAYVAGKNDHLAIDILLTKINEKAQDKLMILINCCILVFALVVMVIGGANLVYLTFILEQKSATLQIPLAFIYGIIPFSGLLVIYYQLVSIKFLLKTVKTAV; encoded by the coding sequence ATGTTTTCATCCCAATCCAAGCTGTATCTGGATAAATGGATTTCACATCTCCTGATATTCCTGATGGCACTAATGGTACTGAATGTTACCTGGCAGGTAGTTTCTCGCTATGTATTCCAAGATCCTAGTTCATTTACCGATGAACTGTCACGATATATGTTGATATGGGTGGGGATGCTAGGAGCAGCTTATGTGGCAGGGAAAAATGATCATTTGGCGATTGATATACTTTTGACCAAAATCAACGAGAAAGCCCAGGATAAATTAATGATTCTGATCAATTGCTGCATCCTGGTATTCGCCTTGGTGGTTATGGTTATCGGGGGAGCAAATCTAGTTTACCTCACTTTTATTTTAGAGCAGAAGTCAGCAACTCTTCAAATACCTCTTGCTTTTATTTATGGGATCATTCCTTTCAGTGGACTGCTGGTGATTTATTACCAACTGGTTTCTATTAAATTTTTGTTGAAAACTGTTAAAACTGCTGTGTAA
- the sucD gene encoding succinate--CoA ligase subunit alpha produces the protein MSVLVNKNSKVIVQGFTGSEGSFHAQQMIEYGTNVVGGVTPGKGGSTHLEKPVFNSVEEAVQTTGADTSIIFVPPAFAADAIMEAAEAGIKVIIAITEGIPVADMMKAKPYIIERGATLIGPNCPGVITPGEAKVGIMPGFVFKQGRIGIVSKSGTLTYEAADQVAKAGLGVSTAIGIGGDPIIGTSTKQAVQLLMEDPETDAIVMIGEIGGNYEAEAAKWIRETGNKKPVVGFIAGQTAPPGRRMGHAGAIIGGADDTAEAKMRIMRENGIHVADSPAEIGATMAKALGVDA, from the coding sequence ATGAGTGTATTAGTAAATAAAAATTCCAAGGTGATCGTTCAAGGATTCACCGGGTCTGAGGGTTCTTTTCATGCACAGCAAATGATCGAGTACGGAACAAACGTAGTCGGTGGTGTTACTCCAGGAAAAGGAGGTTCAACCCATTTGGAAAAACCAGTGTTCAACTCTGTAGAAGAAGCCGTTCAAACGACTGGCGCTGATACTTCCATTATTTTTGTACCACCTGCATTTGCAGCGGATGCGATTATGGAAGCTGCAGAAGCTGGAATCAAAGTAATCATCGCTATTACGGAAGGTATTCCTGTAGCGGATATGATGAAGGCAAAACCATATATCATCGAGAGAGGTGCAACCTTGATCGGTCCAAACTGCCCAGGTGTGATCACTCCTGGAGAAGCGAAAGTAGGTATCATGCCAGGATTTGTATTCAAGCAAGGTAGAATCGGAATCGTTTCTAAGTCTGGAACTTTGACTTACGAAGCTGCTGACCAAGTGGCAAAGGCTGGCTTAGGCGTTTCTACCGCAATCGGAATCGGTGGTGACCCTATCATCGGAACTTCTACCAAGCAGGCTGTTCAGTTGCTAATGGAAGATCCTGAGACTGATGCTATCGTTATGATCGGTGAAATCGGTGGTAACTATGAAGCTGAAGCTGCGAAATGGATCCGTGAAACTGGAAACAAGAAACCAGTAGTAGGGTTCATCGCTGGACAGACAGCACCTCCAGGAAGAAGAATGGGTCACGCAGGTGCCATCATCGGTGGAGCTGACGATACTGCAGAAGCTAAAATGAGAATTATGAGAGAAAATGGTATTCACGTAGCTGATTCTCCAGCGGAGATCGGTGCTACCATGGCAAAAGCCTTGGGTGTGGATGCTTAA
- a CDS encoding Gfo/Idh/MocA family protein has protein sequence MKKYGIGIIGTGSIAVKQAQAIRELKNASLVGLFNPNPQSAASAKKSFNEPVFSNLNEFLSIPELDVLCICTPSGMHLEPGIAGAKAGKHIMVEKPIEINLNRTDQLIQSCEENAVQLAVIFQNRFSEDYKKLKREVDKGTFGRLLMGNAYVNWFRDEAYYGTSKWKGTLKGDGGGALINQGIHTIDLLLDLMGDVSAVYGQVQSTLYDIEGEDLGAAVVNFKNGSIGNITAATALYPGYPERIELFGTKGSAILEAGKLVEWNLRGVENVEIQKEASSGSGSSDPNAIGYQLHLEQWQLFLEAIDKKQTPVVDGKTARKSVELIRAIYLSSKQNQKIEFPFKDDFFQV, from the coding sequence ATGAAAAAGTACGGAATAGGAATCATTGGAACCGGATCGATTGCAGTCAAACAAGCCCAGGCAATCAGAGAGCTAAAAAACGCATCTTTAGTTGGGCTGTTTAACCCAAATCCCCAGAGCGCCGCTTCGGCGAAAAAATCATTTAATGAACCAGTATTTTCGAATTTGAATGAATTTCTATCTATTCCGGAATTGGATGTTCTGTGCATTTGTACTCCCAGTGGAATGCATTTAGAACCTGGGATAGCCGGGGCTAAAGCTGGAAAGCATATCATGGTGGAAAAGCCTATCGAAATAAATTTGAACCGAACTGATCAACTGATCCAAAGCTGTGAGGAAAATGCAGTACAACTTGCCGTGATCTTCCAAAATCGATTTTCAGAAGATTATAAAAAGCTAAAAAGAGAAGTGGATAAGGGAACCTTTGGAAGGTTATTGATGGGGAATGCTTATGTGAATTGGTTTCGTGATGAGGCTTATTATGGGACTAGCAAGTGGAAAGGTACGCTGAAAGGCGATGGTGGTGGAGCTTTGATAAATCAAGGTATTCATACCATAGATTTACTTTTGGACTTAATGGGAGATGTATCTGCGGTCTATGGGCAGGTACAATCTACTTTATATGATATCGAAGGGGAAGATCTTGGAGCGGCAGTCGTGAATTTTAAAAATGGATCCATAGGAAATATTACCGCAGCTACAGCGCTTTACCCCGGATATCCAGAAAGGATTGAATTATTTGGAACAAAAGGAAGTGCGATTTTGGAAGCTGGGAAACTTGTGGAGTGGAATCTTCGAGGAGTGGAAAATGTAGAGATTCAAAAAGAAGCTAGTTCAGGTTCAGGATCATCAGACCCCAATGCCATTGGCTATCAGCTGCATTTGGAGCAATGGCAGTTGTTTTTAGAGGCTATCGACAAAAAACAAACTCCTGTAGTTGATGGGAAAACAGCTCGAAAATCTGTGGAATTAATCAGGGCAATTTACCTATCCTCCAAGCAAAATCAGAAAATTGAATTCCCTTTCAAGGATGATTTTTTTCAAGTTTAA
- a CDS encoding type II toxin-antitoxin system RelE family toxin produces MKVRFLNSFLQDLDLISDQKEKEAILKVIDTCEKAKFLSQLASLKKLPGFKNVFRIKDKNYRIGLYIEINELVFARISHKAELYKMFP; encoded by the coding sequence ATGAAAGTCCGTTTCCTAAATTCTTTTCTGCAAGACCTGGATCTTATTTCTGACCAGAAGGAGAAAGAGGCAATTCTAAAAGTCATTGATACTTGTGAAAAAGCAAAATTTTTATCACAGTTGGCAAGCTTGAAAAAACTTCCAGGCTTCAAAAATGTGTTCAGGATCAAAGATAAGAATTACCGTATTGGCCTGTATATAGAAATCAACGAGCTTGTATTCGCTAGAATTTCGCATAAAGCGGAGCTATACAAGATGTTTCCTTAG
- a CDS encoding ABC-F family ATP-binding cassette domain-containing protein — protein MISVDNVAVVHSGSTLFSNISFAINETDKIALMGKNGAGKSTLLKIIAGETKPSSGSVSAPKDFVVAYLPQHLLISDDCSVMEETSKAFASYLNMKTEIDRINEELTVRTDYESDAYYKLIEQVSELSEKFYAIEEVNYEAEVEKVLLGLGFERTDLTRSTSEFSGGWRMRIELAKILLQKPDLILLDEPTNHLDIESIQWLEDFLLNKAKAVVVISHDRAFVDNITSRTIEVTMGRIYDYKAKYSHYLELRKERREQQQKQYEEQQATIADIQAFIDRFKGTYSKTLQVQSRVKMLEKMEIIEVDEVDTSTLKLRFPPSPRSGKYPVIVDEMSKSYGDHVVFKNASMTIEQGQKVSFVGKNGEGKSTMIKAIMGEIDYEGKCELGHNAMIGYFAQNQASLLDESLTIFETIDHIAVGEVRTKVKDILGAFMFKGDDINKKVKVLSGGEKTRLAMIKLLLEPVNLLILDEPTNHLDMKTKDIIKDALKAFDGTLIVVSHDRDFLDGLVTKVFEFGNKRVKEHFEDINGFLRNKKIENLKEVER, from the coding sequence ATGATTTCAGTAGATAATGTAGCAGTTGTCCATAGCGGCTCTACACTCTTTAGTAATATTTCCTTTGCCATCAATGAAACAGATAAAATCGCCTTGATGGGAAAAAACGGAGCAGGAAAATCTACCTTACTTAAAATCATTGCTGGTGAAACAAAACCAAGTTCAGGCTCGGTCTCTGCGCCAAAGGATTTTGTGGTGGCTTACTTACCGCAGCATTTATTGATTTCGGATGATTGTAGCGTCATGGAAGAGACTTCCAAAGCTTTTGCAAGCTACCTGAACATGAAGACGGAGATTGATCGCATCAATGAGGAACTGACCGTTCGAACAGACTATGAATCTGACGCTTACTACAAACTAATCGAACAAGTTTCTGAACTGAGCGAAAAGTTTTATGCGATCGAAGAGGTAAATTATGAAGCGGAAGTTGAGAAAGTTTTGCTGGGACTGGGTTTTGAACGAACAGATTTAACTCGCTCCACATCTGAGTTTTCAGGTGGCTGGAGAATGCGAATTGAGCTCGCCAAAATACTATTGCAAAAGCCTGATTTGATCCTTTTGGATGAGCCTACCAACCACTTGGATATTGAGTCCATTCAGTGGCTGGAAGACTTCTTGTTAAATAAAGCCAAAGCTGTAGTAGTAATTTCCCACGATAGAGCTTTTGTAGACAATATTACCTCTAGAACCATCGAGGTAACCATGGGTCGTATTTATGACTACAAAGCGAAATACAGCCACTACCTGGAGCTAAGAAAAGAGCGCCGGGAGCAGCAACAAAAACAATACGAAGAGCAACAGGCAACGATAGCAGATATCCAAGCTTTTATCGACCGTTTCAAAGGCACCTATTCCAAAACACTTCAGGTTCAATCCCGCGTGAAAATGCTGGAGAAAATGGAGATCATCGAAGTGGACGAAGTGGATACCTCCACTTTAAAATTGCGCTTCCCTCCTTCCCCGAGATCAGGGAAATATCCCGTGATCGTGGATGAAATGAGTAAATCCTATGGAGATCATGTGGTTTTCAAAAATGCCTCCATGACCATAGAACAAGGGCAGAAAGTATCCTTTGTAGGTAAAAACGGGGAAGGTAAATCTACCATGATCAAAGCAATCATGGGAGAAATCGATTATGAAGGCAAATGTGAATTGGGACACAACGCCATGATTGGCTATTTCGCTCAAAACCAAGCTTCTCTTCTCGATGAAAGCCTGACAATTTTCGAAACGATCGATCATATCGCTGTTGGGGAAGTTCGTACGAAAGTTAAGGATATTTTGGGTGCCTTTATGTTTAAAGGGGATGATATTAACAAAAAAGTAAAAGTCCTTTCTGGTGGTGAAAAGACCCGTCTCGCAATGATCAAGCTACTTTTGGAACCGGTCAATTTGTTGATTCTCGATGAACCTACCAACCACCTGGATATGAAAACCAAGGATATTATCAAAGATGCCCTGAAGGCTTTTGATGGTACTTTAATCGTAGTTTCTCATGATAGAGATTTCCTGGATGGTTTGGTAACCAAGGTATTTGAATTCGGTAATAAGCGCGTCAAAGAGCACTTTGAAGACATCAATGGCTTCTTGAGAAATAAGAAAATCGAGAACTTGAAAGAGGTAGAGAGGTAA
- a CDS encoding TRAP transporter substrate-binding protein has protein sequence MKRTLLYLILFVFLGVFPISCNSPLNVKIIKLGHGLGVTHPVHEAMLFLAKKVEEKSNGDMIVKVYPNQQLGSERELVELLQIGSLGMTKVSSAALEGFAPTMQVFGMPYLFRDDEHQKKVLQGEIGKKLLMDPQKYLLRGLCYYDSGKRSFYTKDKPVETPADLEGLKIRVMESNTASNMVKSLGGSPTPVSYGELYTALQQGIVDGAENNAPSLYTSKHYEVCKFYSIDEHTALPDVMIVSTKVWESLSEQEQQWLQEAADESATYEYKIWAESTAESLRELEKAGVTISYPDKEPFREAVESMYTDLKTQQPEIYKIVEEIRAVK, from the coding sequence ATGAAAAGAACTCTTCTTTACCTTATTTTATTCGTCTTTTTAGGTGTTTTCCCCATTTCCTGTAACTCCCCACTTAATGTGAAAATCATCAAGTTGGGGCATGGTTTAGGAGTAACTCACCCTGTACATGAGGCGATGCTTTTCCTTGCTAAAAAGGTGGAGGAAAAGTCCAATGGAGATATGATTGTGAAAGTCTACCCAAATCAGCAATTAGGAAGTGAGCGAGAGTTAGTGGAGCTTTTACAGATCGGTAGTCTGGGAATGACGAAAGTTTCTTCCGCAGCTTTGGAGGGCTTCGCACCTACCATGCAGGTTTTTGGAATGCCTTATTTATTCAGAGATGATGAGCACCAGAAAAAAGTGCTCCAGGGCGAGATTGGTAAAAAACTTCTCATGGATCCTCAAAAATATTTACTTAGAGGATTGTGCTATTATGATTCTGGCAAAAGGAGCTTTTATACCAAAGATAAGCCTGTGGAAACCCCAGCAGACTTAGAAGGACTCAAAATTCGTGTGATGGAAAGTAATACGGCTTCTAATATGGTGAAAAGCTTAGGGGGATCTCCAACACCGGTTTCTTATGGTGAGCTTTATACGGCTTTACAACAGGGAATTGTCGACGGTGCTGAAAACAATGCCCCAAGTCTTTATACCTCCAAGCATTACGAAGTATGTAAATTTTATAGCATTGATGAGCATACAGCTCTTCCTGATGTCATGATAGTAAGTACCAAAGTTTGGGAAAGCCTCTCTGAACAAGAGCAGCAATGGCTACAGGAAGCAGCAGATGAATCTGCTACTTACGAATATAAGATTTGGGCTGAATCTACTGCGGAATCTCTTCGAGAGCTAGAGAAAGCGGGAGTAACCATTTCTTACCCAGACAAGGAGCCGTTTCGTGAGGCTGTAGAGTCCATGTATACGGATCTGAAGACGCAGCAACCAGAGATCTATAAAATTGTAGAAGAAATTAGAGCAGTTAAATAA
- a CDS encoding sensor histidine kinase, with translation MRIVATIFFCFGLAISGYTQNFKYDPQPKGVELPVQNVIQIEQDTLGRMWFSTSLGIFYSDGIETYPLPDTIQEEFNNQIAIHRGGDGHMWIYNASGQPKLAKGGYGNWEFIDLGTNISDKLSNKITFQTIGKGNNKKYFLDTGYQLIFWEENGPIGQLDRDMEVFGMMTSANSYDGVDYLEFTKGVFLLNDGRMEKAQLSGIPLPTPPLMMKKNEADGNYYFLGKDYLAKGKEPLVPTEFVAKDFSKDQFFVQDSYDLFFHQKSVFYHFNSQLFKASEKFSFPLMIDLEDELRAYSINSALMDREGILWVGTSRGLVNFNSLVFQNYGLGQTSLMSEEITAIGNIGNGEYLFGFNNGVQKYSRLSVETIFRDSNPEGNPTDRIVNFSNDGKGNVWFSSNWAGVGRYAIGTGKVEFFEPINEDNISSVVAENDTLIITGPQHVYIYPLNEPSSKIYSNDLRSEVLELLGHDYFYLRKTGKLSDGRYMVMKASRLASEKPVHFNEKLMIADGFDFLEVSPDSILLGSQKGLYVLTDQKVKPFELNGKTITRPVFGLLKDSKKRLWVGSDDGVFLIDDNEILHFNERNGLVGNETNRGALLETGSGRIMIGTLKGFSLFFSEEDFPDQGSPNVYYQHLISDNEVILEEKEFPSTQNTLEVKYNAIGFNQARELWVHYKLSSEDNWKVIKDPKTTTIFLPNLPYGDYQIELMASYEGEQSSEIVKSQKFSISKPIYLKLWFIILCVILLIALGILINTFYNQFKTVGVLQTAFAKESKEKEIAEVQFKNVWSSSKDGLILTLDGEKIVTANPSFANLVKKDISELEKSNVVDLFSDRSYFDKYVNSFARKVIKKSSAGLTFENSVPWKTGSVEMEVYSVLIQEDFQGRNLILSVFRDISSKKAIEQKMRDAKEKAEQANRYKTSMLSNISHEIRTPLNGILGGTEHIMMMNQDNPILLSQLDIIQQSGERLLSTINSILDMAKIEANKMQVVYSEADINEFLKSVIAPLKNLALKKGLKLHTEFLQESFKGNIDKRFLEMIINNLVSNAIKYTDQGGINVAVDKKKNNLLISVEDSGVGMSEEFLNKAFQPFEQESTGNDRLYEGTGLGLNITKSLMALLNGEIHIQSVKNSGTLVTLEIPLT, from the coding sequence ATGAGAATAGTTGCCACAATCTTTTTTTGTTTCGGATTGGCTATTTCTGGGTATACACAGAATTTTAAATATGACCCCCAACCAAAAGGGGTGGAGTTGCCCGTTCAGAATGTCATTCAAATCGAACAAGATACCTTGGGAAGAATGTGGTTTTCCACTTCATTAGGTATTTTCTATTCCGATGGAATTGAAACTTATCCGTTACCGGATACCATCCAAGAGGAGTTTAATAATCAAATCGCTATTCATAGAGGCGGAGATGGCCACATGTGGATTTATAATGCCTCAGGTCAACCCAAACTAGCAAAAGGCGGATATGGCAATTGGGAGTTCATTGATTTGGGTACCAATATCAGTGATAAATTGAGTAATAAAATTACTTTTCAAACCATTGGGAAAGGGAATAATAAAAAGTATTTTCTTGATACTGGCTATCAATTGATTTTCTGGGAAGAAAATGGACCAATCGGTCAATTGGATAGGGACATGGAAGTCTTCGGAATGATGACATCTGCCAATTCTTATGATGGTGTTGATTACTTAGAGTTTACGAAAGGTGTCTTTCTATTAAATGATGGAAGAATGGAAAAAGCCCAATTAAGTGGTATTCCTTTGCCTACTCCACCATTAATGATGAAAAAAAATGAGGCAGATGGGAATTATTATTTTTTGGGTAAAGATTATTTGGCTAAAGGGAAAGAGCCTTTAGTTCCAACAGAGTTTGTCGCTAAAGACTTTTCGAAAGATCAATTTTTTGTTCAAGATTCCTATGATCTGTTCTTTCATCAAAAATCAGTGTTTTATCACTTTAATTCTCAGCTTTTTAAAGCGAGTGAAAAATTCAGCTTCCCCCTAATGATTGATTTAGAAGATGAGCTGAGAGCCTATTCTATAAATAGCGCTTTGATGGATCGAGAAGGAATCCTATGGGTGGGAACAAGCAGGGGGCTTGTGAATTTCAACAGTTTGGTGTTCCAGAATTATGGCCTTGGTCAAACTTCCTTGATGTCAGAAGAAATAACCGCGATTGGTAATATTGGAAATGGAGAGTACCTATTTGGTTTTAATAATGGGGTTCAAAAATATTCTAGGTTATCAGTGGAAACTATTTTCCGAGATTCAAACCCTGAAGGAAATCCCACAGATAGAATCGTGAATTTTTCTAACGATGGAAAAGGGAATGTTTGGTTTTCTAGTAATTGGGCAGGTGTTGGCAGGTATGCTATAGGAACAGGAAAAGTTGAATTTTTTGAGCCAATTAATGAAGATAATATCTCCTCTGTGGTGGCAGAAAATGATACCTTGATTATCACTGGACCACAACATGTTTACATTTACCCTTTGAATGAACCAAGTTCGAAGATTTATTCGAATGACCTTAGATCAGAAGTTTTAGAGCTTCTGGGGCATGACTATTTTTATTTGAGGAAAACGGGGAAACTATCCGATGGAAGATATATGGTAATGAAAGCCAGTCGATTGGCTTCTGAAAAACCCGTTCATTTTAATGAAAAACTAATGATCGCGGATGGCTTTGATTTTTTAGAAGTGAGTCCTGATAGTATTCTTCTTGGGTCTCAAAAAGGGCTATATGTATTAACTGACCAAAAAGTAAAGCCTTTCGAATTAAATGGGAAAACGATCACAAGGCCCGTGTTTGGACTACTGAAAGACAGTAAAAAAAGGCTCTGGGTGGGTTCTGATGACGGAGTTTTTCTCATTGATGATAATGAAATTCTTCATTTCAATGAAAGAAACGGTTTGGTGGGAAATGAAACCAACAGGGGAGCATTGCTGGAAACAGGTTCAGGTAGAATAATGATTGGGACATTAAAGGGGTTTTCTTTGTTCTTTTCGGAAGAAGACTTTCCGGATCAAGGATCTCCTAATGTTTATTATCAACATTTGATTTCAGACAATGAGGTCATTTTGGAAGAGAAGGAATTCCCATCCACTCAAAATACCTTAGAGGTAAAATACAATGCCATTGGTTTTAACCAAGCCAGAGAGCTTTGGGTACATTACAAATTAAGCTCTGAGGACAATTGGAAGGTCATTAAAGACCCGAAAACCACCACTATATTTCTACCTAATTTGCCCTATGGCGATTATCAAATTGAGTTAATGGCTTCGTATGAAGGAGAACAGTCATCCGAAATCGTCAAATCCCAAAAGTTTTCCATTTCAAAACCGATTTACCTGAAGTTATGGTTTATCATATTATGTGTGATTTTACTAATTGCCTTGGGGATTCTGATCAATACTTTTTACAATCAGTTTAAAACTGTGGGGGTACTTCAAACCGCCTTTGCGAAAGAAAGTAAAGAAAAAGAGATCGCTGAAGTGCAGTTTAAAAATGTTTGGAGTAGTTCTAAAGATGGCTTGATTCTGACATTGGATGGAGAGAAGATTGTTACTGCAAATCCAAGTTTTGCCAACTTGGTAAAAAAGGATATCTCTGAACTTGAAAAATCCAATGTTGTAGATCTCTTCAGTGACAGAAGCTATTTTGATAAATATGTAAATTCCTTTGCGAGGAAAGTTATCAAAAAAAGTAGTGCCGGTTTAACTTTTGAAAATTCTGTGCCTTGGAAAACAGGTTCTGTGGAAATGGAAGTGTATTCAGTTTTGATCCAGGAAGATTTTCAGGGAAGAAACCTGATTTTAAGTGTGTTTAGAGATATCTCTTCCAAAAAAGCGATAGAACAAAAAATGCGGGATGCTAAGGAAAAAGCGGAGCAGGCAAATAGGTATAAGACGAGTATGTTGTCAAATATTAGCCATGAGATTAGAACTCCATTGAACGGCATTTTGGGAGGAACAGAACATATTATGATGATGAATCAGGACAATCCCATCCTGCTTTCTCAGCTGGATATTATCCAACAAAGTGGCGAAAGGTTGTTGAGTACCATCAATTCAATTTTGGACATGGCTAAAATTGAAGCTAATAAAATGCAAGTGGTTTATTCCGAGGCTGATATTAATGAGTTTTTAAAATCAGTCATTGCTCCACTCAAGAATCTGGCCTTGAAAAAGGGATTAAAACTACATACAGAATTTCTACAGGAATCATTTAAAGGGAATATCGATAAGAGATTCCTAGAAATGATCATTAATAACCTCGTCAGTAATGCCATCAAATACACTGATCAGGGAGGAATAAATGTGGCTGTAGATAAGAAAAAGAACAATTTGTTGATTTCTGTGGAAGACTCAGGAGTAGGGATGTCTGAGGAATTTTTAAATAAAGCTTTTCAGCCATTTGAGCAGGAAAGTACTGGAAATGACAGGCTTTATGAGGGAACAGGGCTTGGTCTTAATATTACTAAAAGCTTGATGGCATTACTTAATGGTGAGATCCATATCCAAAGCGTAAAGAATTCAGGTACTTTAGTTACCTTAGAAATACCCTTGACATAA